In the Aster yellows witches'-broom phytoplasma AYWB genome, TCGGAAACTTTTAAAGGACTTAACCAATCTACAAATGGATTTAAAAAAGGCCAAATAATAACTATTGGAGGCTATACTGGTTTAGGAAAAACAACTTTTGTTTACAATCTTCTTTTAGATATCGCCAAAACCAAACACCAAGAAAATTCTTGCTATCCTCATATGTTGGTTTTTTCTTATGAAATGACCTTAGAAGAAAATTTAAATCGTTTATTAGCCCACCAAACTCAAATTCCTCTAGATGTTATTTTAGATAAAAATTTTGAAGATACCAATATCACACCTCTCAAATACACGGAAAGGATGAAAATAGCAAAACAATTTTTCGCCAACATAAATTTATCATTTAGTTATGATAAAAGCAAAAATATTGATTATGTAATCGATTTAGTTTATCGCCTTCATTTTGAAAAACAAGTAGAAATTATCGTCATTGACCACCTTCAAATAACCAAAACTACAAATCACTTAGAAAACGACCGTCTAGCCATTGACGAAATTATGACTAAACTCAAACAATTAGCCATTGAATTAAACATTGTTATTGTCATTTTATCTCAATTTTCAAGAGATACATACAGCAATTACCAAGGTAAATCACCAGAAATAACAGCATTAAAAGGAAGTGGGGGAATTGAAACTAACTCCGATATCGTCTTAATGATGTCTGAATTCCAACCCAAACTATTCAAAGACAAAGAAAAACCCATAAATATATATAATTCAACCTTAGAAGAAATATATTCAGACTATAATGACAATGAAAATCAAAAAATAATCGAAGTATGTATCAAAAAAAATAGAAGTGGTACCAAAAAAACCTTAGTTTATCACTTTGAAATGACCACTCAAACCTTCCAAGAAATCGGTTATGTTTTGCCTTATAAAATAGAAACTTATTATTAATCAAAAAAACTAGGAG is a window encoding:
- a CDS encoding replicative DNA helicase; the protein is MNQLTNEQRALQQLITYIEQGQWEKLNLYCQIINPKTLLNPQNTKIFSAFKYLFLEKQTTHPFDKITTKSVIIQELLTYLQANFPKDKFTLESLNYLNDDFNNQNNTHVLDNLKHTYTQEKLFQKLIKIISPTYENQDPYHKNLYYQEIFDKLRNFISSIPHKSDKTLFNLNQMVSLHPEFFDTDNQAKQKIQEEYYRLSETFKGLNQSTNGFKKGQIITIGGYTGLGKTTFVYNLLLDIAKTKHQENSCYPHMLVFSYEMTLEENLNRLLAHQTQIPLDVILDKNFEDTNITPLKYTERMKIAKQFFANINLSFSYDKSKNIDYVIDLVYRLHFEKQVEIIVIDHLQITKTTNHLENDRLAIDEIMTKLKQLAIELNIVIVILSQFSRDTYSNYQGKSPEITALKGSGGIETNSDIVLMMSEFQPKLFKDKEKPINIYNSTLEEIYSDYNDNENQKIIEVCIKKNRSGTKKTLVYHFEMTTQTFQEIGYVLPYKIETYY